The nucleotide window TATCAAAACAAGGCCTTAAAGTGGCTTAGAATTGGGAATTAGGAACCATTGCTGATTTGTTTTCAGCTTGTTGTATGCTACGAATATTGGTAATGTCACGGAGGATAGGATGTTCTGGAGTCAAGCTAGGACTAGGAGATTTGTGGTTTGATGTTGGCTCAATCGGTTCAACATAGCAaccattttccttggaagatCATTTGGAGATGTAAGGTACCTCCCAAAATAGCTTTCTTTGGTTGGAATGCTTCCCTTGAGAAAATCCTTACCATTGATAACCTGAGGAAACATGGTCTTATTGTTGTAGATTGGTGTTATTTGTGTAAGAAAAATGGGGAAACTGTGGATCATTTActattacattgtgaggtggccaaGTTATTGTGGGATGACATCTTCAACGGGCCTGGAGTGGCATGGATAATGCCCAGAAGGGTGGTGGATATTTTGAAGTATTGGAGAGGTCTTCTGGGTAATGTCCATATTGCTGATGTGTGGAAAACGATTCCTCTGTCTTATTTGGTGCCTTTGGATGGAGAGAAATGGCTAGTGTTTTGAAGATCAGGAGCATTCCTTGAACAAGCTTAAGAGATTTTTCTTCAACGAATCAACGCTCTATTTTCTCGGGCTACTGGCATTAATTTAATGGGGCtagttttcataatttccttgaATCCATTACTAGTTCTTAATTTGTAGCTAGGTGTTCTCTTTGTATAACTCATTTGTACTTGGCTTATGCCTTCTTTTCTATCAATGAAATATTATCTTaccaattaaaagaaaagaatcatCCAAAACTGGCTGTCGTTATCTGGTAGTGGATTTCTTACCACCCTCAGGAGCCTTTGGCACTTAGAATCCCATGCTTTCCAAAGCACAAAAATACAAAGCTCTGACTCGCTGTTTTATGCAGCAGATTTTGAATTGAGGGAATATGAGAGTTTTGCGGATATTTCAGAACAAGGGAAATTTGAGTTTGGTTGTTTTTGAGTTGACTGATAAGAACATTTAATTTGGGGAAGATTCATCTGCTTGTATGTTAGAATGTGCTGCTCTTACTTTTACCTGGGGCGCACGTCTCTGCTTTATGGATTTCACAATATTGCCACTGggtggaaatgatttttatgtgaACGATTAGAAGTAATAGTTAAACAAGAGTTTCTTTTAggagtgtctaataccatttagAAGTAATAGTTAAACAAGAGTTTCTTTTAGATAGTATTTGATCTTCTTTTCTGCAAAATGTTGACTGAAAGAATAATATTACCTTCTTGGCAGGGACAAAGTTCTTTGTGGTCTCTGAGCCAGGGACACAGCACATGGAAAGTCTCCTCAAAGTCATTTATGAATTGTACACGGATTATGTCTTGAAGAATCCCTTCTATGAGATTGAGATGCCCATAAGGTGTGAGCTTTTTGATATTCACTTGACACAGGCAATACAGAAGGATCGTGTTGCCTTGACAGGCCGATGATCCGCTTTGGAACTAGCATTTGACCTGAGTGTTGTTTGCTGTTATACTCCGATGTACATTTCCAGAGCAGTATTATCTtcttgttttaaacttttatgtaataagatatttttatacttCAAAGCAATCATAATATATGGATGATTTTGTACTTAAAGAAATTCCTAGATGATTAAGCAtgtgaaaatgttttaattggTGATGAAGAGAGTTTCTTCCTGCTGGAGTTTCTGGAAATCTTGCCTGCCCGGTTTGGATTAACAAATTccccaactcatctcatcaaatCATTACAACAAATTCAAACATGCAGATAAGTTATTTCCTTACACTCGCTTGATGACCCTCGATTGGTATAAATTCAGCTCAAATAAGAAAATTGGAAATGGTGTATACCTTTCATGGCATTGAGTTCAGCTGGTTCGAAAGGATGTTTGCATTATGATGAATCCTACCTTcacaaaagtttattttttttttcttttcgctTTACGTGATATGCTCATACTTGTCATGGCATTGTCATCAAATCTGTAATTAACGTTCAGATGAACGATGAACGATGAATTGAATACAtgtgtatataattataatagcATGCCAACAAAACCAAAGGGGAAAAAAGCCTATCTGAATTGCCGATAGTAACAAGACGATAGatttcttagagagagagagagagagaatgagagagagacagagacagagagcaACATCACATATActtaaatatttgtatttgataaAACAGAAAATATGAAGAAACAAACAATGGCCAAGGAATGGCAAGCAGGACCCAAAAGTCCTTTAACAATccgaatgaaaaaataataggaaGGTCTTctacttaaaaataaagaagaccAAAGCCAACCCTTAAAAAGACAATATTACTTACAAGTTAAACGTATAGGAAGGTCTTCCACTTAAAAAACAGAAAGACCAAAACCAACCCTTCAACTAAATAAAACCTACACAAGCACTAAGCGGCGGATGGGGCTGAAACGTAGTTCACGACACCAGCCTTGGAAAGCGCCGCCAAAAATGCTTGCAGGTTCTTCTGTTCATCCCCTGCTCCAGCCTCTCCTGCAGGCACGGTATTCTTGTAGTCCAATGACTCATCGTTGTATATGtcccaccatttcttcaccagcATCTTGATGTCTTCCCTGTCCATGTTCTGTTCCTCCCCAGTATACCTCCATGGCTTTGACCCCTAAAAAACCAACCAAATTCACCATTAGAAGACTATCATTCATAGAAAAAACAGTAGTTTATACATAACTCTGGGATtgttctcataaaaaaaaagtggatacTCACAGCAGCACAGTAGTGAACAACTTTGACCTTGTCAAGCTCGATGTTCTCTGGGTGGCGCCACATCAAAGCCAGGACAAGGTTGTAAACTGGAGGGATCGGCTTGTAAACATCCCTAAAGAACATGTTCAGAAAGTCCtgcaaaaatcataaatatatatttgggtTAGATAATTGATTTAATTGACTAAAAACCACTCCTGAGTCCTGAAGTTTCGAGAATTACCTGCTCAGCAAAAGGGGTAGGAGGGGTAGTTTTGACTGTCCTGAGGAGGTCACGGTATGTGGTCATGTTGGGTTCATACACAAACATGCCGGCATTGAAGTAGAGGGGAGGCTTGGGGCCTAACTCAGCAGGCCACTTGACCTTGTCTGGGCACTGTTGGCAGTAACCAACCTTGTATTGTGGACTGTGGCTCCATGTTTTCTCACAGAAGCAATCCATCACTGCATAGAAATAGTTGTCCGGGAGATCAAAGAGGTGATCTATATTCTCAAAAACTTGGATGTCTCCGTCTAGGTAGATCATCTTGCTGTACTCCACAAACTGCATTTTCCATCGTAGCAAAACTTATAATTAGACTCCACTCACAAAGATATTGAAACTCATGCGGGTAGGAAAGAAATACaagaaatttcttttctttaacaaAAACTTATGTCACCGTCAAGAATATTTTAGTGGTGGCAGACAATATTATCTGTCAATTTCGTATACACTTTCACAGgaacagaaaatatatataacaagagGTTAAAAAGAGGTCAAAGCTGAAGTAAAAAGATTGTTTGGTTGCACAAGCTGACAAAAGACAAGCTTGGCTTCCTTttcaaatgaagagagagattcaAATGATTCAAATGGATATGTTTCTAGAAAAAACTTTTTCCACAATATCTGGATGAGGAACCGAGCCGACTAATCTACTTTTATTTGAGATAAAACCAAGCCTTATCTAGAACAGAGCACAGGCCCTTGAACCCCTGGAGCACGTGTCAAACCCCACACGAAAACTAACTAGCAGTGACATAAAGCAGAAAATAAGTGTAAAccatgaaaaattagaaaatgaattacTGCTAACAAAGCATGCATACCTCCCAAATACGAAGCTTGGAGTAATTGATAACGTAATATGCCATGGCAAACTGGGTTTGGTTCTCAGGTGGGTAAACCGGCTCAATCTCCTTCACTATGCAACCCTGAGACACCAAAATGTCACGGTGCTCCTCGGGCACGTCTGGCAAGATTGCCACTACCAGTGGGTACTTACTCTTTGCCTTTCTCAGGCCCTTTGCCAACCCAACCACACCTTTCACGTAGTCTCCATTACCGGCCAAGAACGTAACGTATGCTCTGGTGGGCATGATGGCGGCCTTGGTTAGCCCGGTGGTGGTGATGTCAGGAGCCATTTGAAGTTGGTTTTTTGGAGAAATTAAGGATGATATGAACAAAGACCGGGTGGGTGAACGGATTTGATCAGAAGGCTAGCTTTTAGAGTGTTTGGTCAGGAAGAAAACAGTTTATTTTTCTagggaaaggaagaaaaagggtAATGAGGATGAGGTTTTGTagttgagaaaagaaaatggttttgtttgtttgttcgaATGATGAGAAAATGTGTTTGAGAAGAAAAGGTTTGTAGTCAGAGTGAGATGGATTTGGAGGTTGGGGGTGGTGGGGGTTTATATAGGATTTTGGGTTGATTTGATTAGGTGTAATGTTGAAGATTAAggtaattaaataataaatattaaatatatttgtcCTTGTGACTTATCGGTAAGGTAAAGGTAGACTAAATAATTAAACGGCATCGCTTAGACTAATGTGGTTCTAAATTTATAATTCTACCCATGATGACTCACgacgttattttataaattgcaGTAAATTAATTACTTATCTGAAACGAAAGAgagttttgagagagagagagagagaggagagagagagagagtgagagagtcaAAATATTGATCCGGGATCT belongs to Juglans regia cultivar Chandler chromosome 8, Walnut 2.0, whole genome shotgun sequence and includes:
- the LOC108987740 gene encoding galactinol synthase 2-like is translated as MAPDITTTGLTKAAIMPTRAYVTFLAGNGDYVKGVVGLAKGLRKAKSKYPLVVAILPDVPEEHRDILVSQGCIVKEIEPVYPPENQTQFAMAYYVINYSKLRIWEFVEYSKMIYLDGDIQVFENIDHLFDLPDNYFYAVMDCFCEKTWSHSPQYKVGYCQQCPDKVKWPAELGPKPPLYFNAGMFVYEPNMTTYRDLLRTVKTTPPTPFAEQDFLNMFFRDVYKPIPPVYNLVLALMWRHPENIELDKVKVVHYCAAGSKPWRYTGEEQNMDREDIKMLVKKWWDIYNDESLDYKNTVPAGEAGAGDEQKNLQAFLAALSKAGVVNYVSAPSAA